From the genome of Vicia villosa cultivar HV-30 ecotype Madison, WI linkage group LG2, Vvil1.0, whole genome shotgun sequence, one region includes:
- the LOC131648936 gene encoding fructose-bisphosphate aldolase-lysine N-methyltransferase, chloroplastic-like isoform X2 — translation MPFRAFRVITLTRRSHHRFSTPLTFSSLPQFQPHNFLPWLEKKANSTISSSLSISNSPYGNSLFASNSIQTGDCILQVPYSVQITAHNLPPEIRTSIGEDVGNIAKLAIVLLIHKNLGQDSEWHPYISCLPPQEEMHNTIFWNESELDMIRASSVYQETIYHKSQIEKDFLVIRPVLENFCQSFGDFTCKDFMHACTLVGSRAWGSTKGLSLIPFADFLNHDGISEAIVMSDDDKQCSEVTADRDYVPGEQVLIRYGKFSNATLMLDFGFTIPYNIYDQVQIQFDIPKHDPLHDMKLELLQQYFVPPTNDAKGLKCSVNSFTIK, via the exons ATGCCATTTCGAGCATTTCGCGTTATAACCCTCACTCGCCGCTCGCATCACCGTTTTTCCACTCCCCTTACCTTCTCCTCTCTTCCCCAATTTCAACCCCACAATTTCTTACCATGGTTAGAGAAAAAAGCTAATTCCACTATTTCTTCATCACTCTCCATCTCCAATTCTCCTTACGGAAACTCCTTATTCGCTTCCAACTCAATTCAAACCGGAGATTGCATTTTACAAGTTCCTTACTCCGTC CAAATAACCGCTCATAATCTCCCTCCTGAAATCAGAACTTCGATCGGTGAAGATGTAGGAAACATTGCAAAACTTGCTATTGTTCTTCTAATTCACAAGAACTTGGGTCAG GATTCTGAATGGCATCCTTATATCAGCTGCCTTCCACCACAAGAGGAGATGCATAATACT ATATTTTGGAATGAAAGTGAGTTGGACATGATTCGCGCGAGTTCAGTTTATCAGGAAACTATTTATCATAAGTCTCAAATTGAGAAGGACTTTCTGGTTATCAGGCCT GTTCTTGAAAATTTTTGTCAAAGTTTTGGAGATTTTACTTGCAAGGACTTCATGCACGCATGTACACTAG TTGGCTCTAGAGCATGGGGAAGCACAAAGGGTTTATCTCTG ATTCCATTTGCAGATTTCTTAAATCATGATGGGATTTCAGAAGCCATTGTAATGAGTGATGATGATAAACAATGCTCAGAA GTTACCGCTGATCGGGATTATGTTCCTGGTGAACAG GTGCTTATAAGATATGGAAAGTTTTCAAATGCTACATTGATGCTGGACTTTGGTTTTACAATTCCATACAACATTTATGATCAG GTTCAGATCCAGTTTGATATACCTAAGCATGATCCCCTGCATGACATGAAATTGGAACTCTTACAACAATACTTTGTGCCTCCGACCAACGATGCAAAGGGCTTGAAGTGTTCAGTGAATTCCTTCACAATCAA GTGA
- the LOC131648936 gene encoding fructose-bisphosphate aldolase-lysine N-methyltransferase, chloroplastic-like isoform X1 produces the protein MPFRAFRVITLTRRSHHRFSTPLTFSSLPQFQPHNFLPWLEKKANSTISSSLSISNSPYGNSLFASNSIQTGDCILQVPYSVQITAHNLPPEIRTSIGEDVGNIAKLAIVLLIHKNLGQDSEWHPYISCLPPQEEMHNTIFWNESELDMIRASSVYQETIYHKSQIEKDFLVIRPVLENFCQSFGDFTCKDFMHACTLVGSRAWGSTKGLSLIPFADFLNHDGISEAIVMSDDDKQCSEVTADRDYVPGEQVLIRYGKFSNATLMLDFGFTIPYNIYDQVQIQFDIPKHDPLHDMKLELLQQYFVPPTNDAKGLKCSVNSFTIKEVKSARGKGKGVPQSLRALARILSCTTPQELNHLVIEAGQTDGRLARRPLQDTNKEIQAHQMLSSLFIQLIEECNTTLMSLDSCDTTSLCERLPVRRQMAQDLLHGELRILKSASAWLENYCFSLT, from the exons ATGCCATTTCGAGCATTTCGCGTTATAACCCTCACTCGCCGCTCGCATCACCGTTTTTCCACTCCCCTTACCTTCTCCTCTCTTCCCCAATTTCAACCCCACAATTTCTTACCATGGTTAGAGAAAAAAGCTAATTCCACTATTTCTTCATCACTCTCCATCTCCAATTCTCCTTACGGAAACTCCTTATTCGCTTCCAACTCAATTCAAACCGGAGATTGCATTTTACAAGTTCCTTACTCCGTC CAAATAACCGCTCATAATCTCCCTCCTGAAATCAGAACTTCGATCGGTGAAGATGTAGGAAACATTGCAAAACTTGCTATTGTTCTTCTAATTCACAAGAACTTGGGTCAG GATTCTGAATGGCATCCTTATATCAGCTGCCTTCCACCACAAGAGGAGATGCATAATACT ATATTTTGGAATGAAAGTGAGTTGGACATGATTCGCGCGAGTTCAGTTTATCAGGAAACTATTTATCATAAGTCTCAAATTGAGAAGGACTTTCTGGTTATCAGGCCT GTTCTTGAAAATTTTTGTCAAAGTTTTGGAGATTTTACTTGCAAGGACTTCATGCACGCATGTACACTAG TTGGCTCTAGAGCATGGGGAAGCACAAAGGGTTTATCTCTG ATTCCATTTGCAGATTTCTTAAATCATGATGGGATTTCAGAAGCCATTGTAATGAGTGATGATGATAAACAATGCTCAGAA GTTACCGCTGATCGGGATTATGTTCCTGGTGAACAG GTGCTTATAAGATATGGAAAGTTTTCAAATGCTACATTGATGCTGGACTTTGGTTTTACAATTCCATACAACATTTATGATCAG GTTCAGATCCAGTTTGATATACCTAAGCATGATCCCCTGCATGACATGAAATTGGAACTCTTACAACAATACTTTGTGCCTCCGACCAACGATGCAAAGGGCTTGAAGTGTTCAGTGAATTCCTTCACAATCAA GGAGGTGAAGTCTGCTAGAGGAAAAGGGAAGGGAGTGCCACAATCACTTCGCGCACTTGCTCGTATTCTTTCTTGTACTACACCTCAGG AGCTTAACCATCTGGTCATTGAGGCTGGACAAACTGACGGTAGGTTGGCCAGGCGCCCTTTACAGGATACGAACAAAGAGATCCAAGCACACCAGATGTTATCTtcattattcatccaattaatCGAGGAGTGCAATACAACTCTTATG TCATTAGATTCTTGCGATACTACATCCTTGTGCGAAAGACTTCCTGTTAGAAGACAAATGGCTCAAGATCTCCTACACGGCGAGCTTCGCATTCTCAAATCTGCCTCCGCTTGGCTGGAGAACTACTGTTTTTCTTTGACTTGA
- the LOC131648502 gene encoding uncharacterized protein LOC131648502 yields the protein MLGKSKDSWVVFEPLRVIHNNKLIFFYIASFTTLPLSFLLFTLSITTHTLRSHVYHLEALATLTSTLMEARHVWHESRDNAVYLLRVRSLFFLLCFPLSLAAVVSSVHTTFSFIHGKTVTVNSAVNAVKDNWKRPFVTAIFVYVILLTFSPVPRVIASVFVKRELRFVVMAIGAGFEVYLMAVMGLGLVVSVVEERSGWNAISVGSGLMRGKRLIFGWLISVLFVMVSGFINRKMEGSNSEVMSVWDKTVLICSYGLTVVFSYVVTTVFYCDSRMPHAVRERETTDQDVDCISLSSSL from the coding sequence atgttGGGAAAATCAAAAGATAGCTGGGTTGTGTTTGAGCCACTTCGAGTGATTCACAACAACAAACTCATATTCTTTTACATCGCTTCATTCACAACACTCCCTCTCTCTTTCCTCCTCTTCACTCTCTCCATCACCACTCACACGCTCCGTTCTCATGTCTACCATCTCGAAGCCCTAGCCACTCTCACCTCCACTCTCATGGAAGCGCGTCACGTCTGGCACGAGTCTCGAGACAACGCCGTCTATCTCCTCCGCGTCAGATCACTCTTTTTCCTCCTCTGTTTCCCACTCTCACTCGCCGCCGTTGTATCCTCCGTCCACACAACATTCTCCTTCATCCATGGCAAAACCGTTACTGTTAACTCAGCCGTTAACGCCGTGAAAGATAACTGGAAGCGCCCGTTCGTTACGGCTATTTTTGTTTATGTAATCTTGTTGACGTTTTCGCCAGTGCCACGTGTGATTGCTTCGGTATTCGTGAAGCGGGAATTGCGGTTTGTTGTTATGGCGATTGGTGCGGGGTTTGAGGTTTATCTGATGGCGGTTATGGGCTTGGGCCTGGTGGTATCCGTTGTTGAAGAGAGATCCGGGTGGAATGCAATTAGTGTCGGGTCGGGTTTGATGCGAGGGAAGAGATTGATATTCGGGTGGTTAATTTCGGTTTTGTTTGTTATGGTTTCGGGTTTTATAAACCGAAAAATGGAAGGTTCGAATTCGGAGGTGATGAGTGTTTGGGATAAAACGGTTTTGATTTGTTCGTATGGGTTAACGGTGGTTTTTAGTTATGTTGTTACAACTGTTTTTTATTGTGATAGTAGAATGCCCCATGCCGTTAGAGAACGCGAAACGACAGATCAAGATGTTGATTGTATTTCGCTTTCATCGTCTTTGTaa